The DNA region AGCCGAAGCCTTGCTGCCTAAATTGCACTCGATGATTGATAAGTTGGCCAAGCGCAACATCATTCACAAGAACAAAGCCGGCAACCTGAAGTCGAAGACGATGAAGCAGCTTACCAGGATGGCCTAAGCGAAAAACAGATCAAGATAAGAAGCCTCAGCTCTCACAAAGAGCTGAGGTTTTTTGTTTTTGGTCTGAGCTATTGCAGGATTTCGACGGCTACACCCATTAGTTCCCCAGCCTGATCAAGCTGCCGGCTTCAATGTGCCTGGGCATTCCCGGATAGTAGTAGCGCGGGTTGCGCTGGCCGGGGGCATTCACAAGAATCATGGAGGCATAGCGGGCATTTGTCAGGTTGTTTGCCTGGAGGTAAAATTCCAGCCCGGTACGTTTCCATTTGGCCGACCACGCTGCGCGTGCATGTAGGAGTGTATAGGAGGTGCTGTAGCGGGTATTGGCATCGTTCATGGCCATTTTTCCGGTGTATTCGCCCAGCAGATTGAGGGAAATGCCGGATTGATGACGCAGCTCGATCATTGAGTTCAGGGTGATTCGCGGAATGCCCGGGATGTTTCGTCCGGCATGGTTAACACCCCGGTCTTCGAAGTCCAGAAACCTGTAAAGGCCTGCGGCAAAGGTGTTTTTCCATTTGAGGTGGAGCAGGTTTGTGCCGGTAAAATCAGTAAGGTTGAGCACAGTAGTAATTTCGGCTCCGCGGTGAAGGGCTTTGCCGGCATTTCTGCCAATCCAGCGGTCGGCATCAATGCGCTCGGCCACAAGCAGGTGGCGGATGTGCATGCTGAAAAACACCAGTTCGGCAAAAAAAGTATTGTTCGGGGTAAGCATCCGCAAGCCGATGTCGATGGTGCGGCTTTGTTCGGGGCGGATATCCGGATTCAGCATGCCCTCGGAGTCGAGGGTTTCGCTGAGGGGCGGGGGCGAAAATCCATGGCTGAAAGAGCCAAATATACTGAACCTTTTATCAAAGCTGTGATTGGCAGCCAGACGTGGTGAGAAAACTGTGCCTGTAAGGTAAGTGTCTGATATTTCACGGTTTAGCACGACCGATCGGTTGAAGAATGTGTTTTTCAGCTGTTGCACGTACAGTCCGGCACTCAACAGGGTTCGCCCGCGGCTTGCATCGGCCTGAAGAAACATGGCCATGGAGCGAATGTTTTCCTTGTTGCGGCTGATGGAATCGCCGATCGAACCCAGTCCGTCGGTATTGCGGAAGTTGACAAAGCCCACTTTTTCGACAAAACCTTCCAGGCCAGCAGAAAATTCCATTTTGGTCTGGTCGAGCAACAGCGGCCGTGTTACCTGAATCTTTATCCCGCCCAGTCGCCTGTTTTCGAAAAAATTATCGAAAGGCCGGAGTTCTTCTTCATGGGTCAGGTGACCATAAAGGGTGGTTTTCAAAACCAGTTCGTCCTCAAATTTCCATATCGAGCTGAGGCCACCCAGCACCCGGTTCCCGTCTTCATAGCCTTTGGTGTTTTTCCAGTTGGTGGCTGCTGCATGCGGATTGTTGCTGAATGTGGCGCTGTCGATGGAGCTCGGGATATACGATTTGAGTTTTTGTGCAATGAGGGTGCTGCGAAGCTGATGTTTGTTACTGATATTGAGCGTTGTGGCATAACCGGCAAACAACCTGCTGTGGCTGTTGTTTTCGCGCCAGCCCTCGGCTGAGCCTGCCGAAAGGAGCAATCGGTGATGGTTCTTCGATTCACCTGTTGTGAACAGTCCGGCAAGGCCTTGCTGACCGTAACTGCCTGCCGAAAGGCGAAGGCTGGCTCCGGTTCCTGCGGGCTGATCAGGTATAGTGCGCAACATAATGGCGCCTCCCAGGCTGCCTCCGTGTGCCATGGTGGTAGGGCTGCGCATCACTTCGGCCTGCGAGGCAAAGGCCGGATCGATGTATTCCACCATGCTGTATCCCGAGCCATTGGTGAGCGGCACCTCGTCGATCCAGCTGCGCAAACGTCCGGTGGCATACGGAACGCGCGCACCTATCCCCCTGATAGTGATGCGGTTGGTATTGAGTGTCCCCTGGTGGGCATATACCCCTGGAGCAATATGGAGCACCGCCGGCAAACCTTTGCCTTCGTGAAGCCTGATTTCGGATGCCGTAATGAGACTCACCGCAACAGGATATTCCATCAACAGGCTGCGGCTTCCAAAAGTAGTTACAACCACTTCCTCGAGCCAGCTTTGCTTTGTAGTGTCTGCAACTAATTGAATGTCAGTCGGAAATACTTCCTGGCTTTGTGCAAGATAGCCTAATCCAATTAGGAGGTGCATCAGTAGCCCATGCCTGAACGTTTTCATTAAGCAATAGGTTTACAAATACAACGGACTGGCAAGATAAGTGTTTATGATGGCAGAAGATTTGCAGGCTTAGAATTCCATCATGAATTCATCATTCTCCATCCTGCGTTCTGGTGCCCGGCGTTTCTGCTGGTTGATGCGGTAGTTAAAATTCACCGTAACCACTGTTTTTGTCCACTGAAACTCTGTTTTTGAATAGAAATTATCCTCAAAAGTTTCGAAGGCCCATTTGCGTGTACCGAAGATGTCGCGAACGTTCAGGGTAATGGTTCCCATGTTTTTCAGCACATCTTTGCTGATGCCTGCATCGGCGCCAAAGGAAGGTAGCCTGTTTCCCTGCGGGGTTTTGGCTTTACCCTGGTAGTTGAGCGAAAGCTGCGCGTCGAGTCCCTTTTTGACGTTGGCCCTGGCCATAAGGCGGCCGGTCCACGAAAAGTCTTCCACATCGTACACCTTGTTCTGAAACTCACCCTGGGTAACGGCCCTGAAGAAATTCAGGCTGCCATTCAGGTTGAGCCACTTGCTAACCGAACCCATTCCAATGATTTCCAGACCGGTATCGTCGCGTTTGGCAAAGTTTTGCGGTCCGGCAAAGGTGATTCCCGTGCTGTCGACCCTTTCCACCCTGATGAACACATCGTTGCTCTGCCGGTAGTAAGCGTTCACGTTGATGTTACCCTTTTTGAAAAAGCGCAGGTAGCCAAGCTCATAGGCATTGGTGTAAACAGGCCTGAGGTTGGGATTTCCCGACATGATGAAGCGGTTGTCGGTAATGGTCCGGAATGGGTTGAGCTGCCAGAAACCCGGCCGGCGGATGCGCCGGCTGTAGCTGGCCTGAATGCTGTTGGTTGGATTAAATTTATAGGTAAGGTGCCCACTGGGGAAAAAGTCAAGGTAATCCCGTGCATTGGTTTCGTTGGTCTCGAGCAGTTTGGTGTTGATATCGGTAAACTCCGACCTCAGGCCCATCTGATACGAAAACTTGTTCAGCTCGTTGGCGTGCAGCACATAAGCGGCAAGAATGTTTTCGCTGTATTCGAAGATGTTGGAGAAATCGGGTAGTTTCTCAAATACACCGGCATCCGAGCGGGTTTCGACCAGGTAGTCGTTCGATACGAAGCGGTTCTGATAACGGATTCCTGTTTCCACCTTTGATTTACTGCCAAGGGGTTGCACATAATCGGCCTGTGCCTGCAACGAACTGTTTTTCTGGTAGGTCGAAACGCGTTGAAACAAGTCGTCGGGATAGGGCAGGGTGGGAGCCAGCTGCACACTTTCCACAATGGTCGAACTTTCGTCGGTCAGGTTGTTGTTGTATCGCAAACTTGCCGAGAAGAGCTGGTCTTTCCGGTCGAACTGGCGCCTGAGGTCGAAGGCGTATTCAAATGCGGGATTTGCCGATTTTTGCTCTTCTTTTCGCATCGATTGTCTGAAAAGATTGTCGTCGGTGTAGTCAAAATAGGTTACGGTTGAAGGGTTTTTTCCATCGGAGGCCCTCAACATGATACTGTTGGAGATGTTGGTTTTCGGATTCAGGGCATAGTCGGCACCAATGCGTATGGTGTTGTTGAGCGCTTTGCGGATGCGTTCGGCTTCCTGACGCGTGGCTATATCGAGGTTGTAAAGTTCGCGGTACACTTTTCCGCCACCTCTGTTTTCGTTGTAGTTGATGTTGTAATTGGCAAACAGATTTACTTTTTTGAAGCGGTAGTTAAAATTTAATCCCAGGCCACCTTGCAGGGGATAGCCTGCATTGAGGTCAATGGAGCCGTTGTAGCCTTTGCGCCTGTCTTTTTTCAGGACAATGTTGATGATGCCCGAGCTGCCTTCGGCCTCATATCGCACGGAGGGATTGGTAATCACTTCGATGCGTTCGATCATATCGGCCGAGATCGACCGGAGCGCGTTGCGGTTGTCGTTGCCTGTGAGGCTCGACATCTTTCCGTCGATCAGAATGCGCACGCCATCATCGCCCCGCAGGCTGACATTGCCATCAATATCCACGGTTACCGAAGGAATGCTCTCGAGCACTTCCACCGCATTGGATGCCTTGGTCGAAATGTCGCGACCGATATTAAACACCCGCTTGTCGAGGGTCATCTCGACCGTGGAGCGCTCGGCAACTACCTCCACCTCCGACAGAATTTTTTCATCCGGACTTAGCCACAGGCTTCCGAGGTCGCGCAGCTGTGTGGTGCGCTGAAGCTGCACATTGCTGATGGTCACCGGCTGGTAGGCGATAAACTGCACATTTATATAATAGGTGCCGGGTTTCAGTTTGATGTCGAATGTGCCATCGGCACCGGTAATGCCGCCGGTAACAAAACTCGAGTCGGCCTGGTTGTAAACCATCACCGTGGCATATTCAAGTCCTTTGCTTGTGGACTTGTCGAGCACCTTGCCCCGCAGTCCGCTTTCGGCAGCCTCTGGATTGTTTGATAGCAAGGTAAAAGCGAACAGCGAGATAAATAATGTTAGCAATGTTGTTTTGCGCATGCTTATTTGGTTAAGTGCATTGAATACAAACAGATGGTGATATTGTTCAAGGGTGTTAAACATGCGGTCATGGGCGGCCTATTCCCGGCACGAATCCGCAGTTTGGTTTTTTTAACAATTGCTCAGTAAGGATCCACGTCAATCTGTACACGAACCTGTTTGAATTCGGCTGTCTTTTGCAAGCTGGCCGTGGCAGAGGCGATGGCGTGTTTGGTTTCGGCCGGGTTTTCGTGGCGGGGGATTTTTATCAGAAATTGTTTGATATACAGGTTTCTGATGCGCGAAACCACAGGATATTCCGGGCCAAGAATCTGGAAGCTGATGAGCTTGCGCAATTCGTTGTTCAGCACAAAAGCCGCCTGATTAAGGGTGTTTGAGTCTTTGTGAAGCAGGCGCAACTCGATGAGTCTGAAATAAGGCGGGTAGTTGTGTTGTTTTCGCTGCACAAGTTGCTGATTGGTAAACTCTTCGTAAGCGTTGTAGATCACGTACCGGAAAATCTCGTTTTTCGGCCTGTAGGTCTGTATCACCACCCAGCCTTCGTTGTTTTTTCGGCCGGCCCTGCCGCTCACCTGTGCCATGAGCTGAAAACTGCGTTCAAAAGCCCGGAAATCGGGGTAGCTGAGCAGGTTGTCGGCATTGAGTATTCCCACCAGGTTTACGCGGTCGAAATCTAAACCCTTGGTAACCATCTGGGTACCTGTGAGTACGTCGGTTTTTCCTTTGCCAAAATCGTCGAGGATCTGTTGAAAGGCGTGCTTCGACCGGGTGGTGTCGAGGTCCAGTCGGGCTATACGCAATCCGGGCATCATCAGTCCCAGTTCTTCTTCCACCTTTTCGGTGCCAAAGCCCTGCATCTCGAGGGCGGTGCTGTGGCATTCCGGGCACTGCTGGGGCACTTCGCGTGCATAACCACAGTAATGGCAGCGAAGCATGTTTTGTTTTTTGTGGTACACCAGGCTCACGTCGCAGTTGCGGCACTCGGGCACCCAGTTGCACTGGCTGCATTCGATGCGCAGCGAAAACCCCCTTCTGTTCTGAAACAGAATGGCCTGTTGCCCGGTTTTGATGGTCTCGCCGAGTTTCTCCAGCAGCACTGAACTGAAATGTGAGCGCAGGGTTTTGCGCCTTTGCTCCTCACGCATGTTCACCACAATGGTCTGTGGTAGGCTGAAACCGCCGTAGCGTTCACGCAGCTGCACAAGGCCATAGCGACCGCTTTTTGCATTGTACCATGTTTCGAGCGAAGGTGTAGCCGAACCAAGCAACACGTTGGCTCCGAATAACTTGCCGAGCACAATGGCGGTGTCGCGCGCATGATACCGGGGAGCGGGATCGTATTGTTTATAGGAGTGGTCGTGTTCCTCGTCCACAATCACCAGCCCGAGATTTGTGTATGGCAGAAAAAGTGCTGAGCGCGGGCCGACGATCAGCCTGCGCGAAGCCGGGTCATCGGCACGCAGCACACCGCGCCAGAGCTCTGCGCGTTCCCCTGTGGTATATCTGGAGTGATACACGCCCAGCATATCGCCGAAATATTTTTTCAGGCGCTGGATGATCTGTGTGGTGAGGGCGATCTCGGGCAAAAGGTAAAGCACCTGCCTGCCCGAACTCAGCACTTCATCTATGAGTTTGATGTAAATCTCTGTCTTTCCGCTCGAAGTCACCCCATGAAGCAGGCACACATCTTTCTGACCGAAAGCTTCTTTCACCTGATCATAGGCTTGTTGCTGTGCCTGCGAAAGGGTGATGTTCCCGGCTTCGGCGGTCTTGCCGAACTGTTCAAGCCGGCTGACGGTTTTATGTTCAATAATCAGTACACCTTTCTCGGCAAGTGATTTTACCTGTGCCGGGCTTGCCCCGCTAAGCTCTGCAATGCGTCCAAGCTCTATTCCGATGGCTTCTCCGGCCGGAAATCTGGTCTCACGCAGGTAAACCATCATCACTTCCAGTTGCTTGTAGGCTCGCCTGGCCAGCTGGTTCAGCAGCTCAGAAAGTTTTTCCTCATCATGGTATGCTTCGCTTAACCTGACGAATGCTTTCTTTTTGGGCACTTCTTTCTGCTCCAGTTCTTCTTCCATGATCAGGTATTTCTTCTCGATCATGGTCTTCAGCAAGGGCATTACCTTTTTGAAACCAACAATGCGGCTCACTTCATCCACTGTAAGCCTGGGCTGGGTTTGCAAGGCCTCAGTCAGGAGGTATTCGTTGTCGCTCAGAGCTGATATATCTGCCTCAAATTCAGGGTGAAGCATCACTTTTGCTTCGCTGCTCAAACGAAGCGCCGAGGGCAAGGCAGCCACCATGAGTTCGCCCGGATGACATACATAATACGATGAAATCCAGTCCCAAAATCTGAACTGCACAGGGGTGACCACTTCCTGTTCGTCAAGAACGCCCATGATATACTTCGGCGTGACCCCCTGCGGGATACGGTTGTGAATTTCGCGCACCAGGGCCGCCATGATTTTTCGCTTGCCAAACTGAACAACCACCCTGCAACCGGGTTTTACCAAACCAACCATATCGCGTGGCACACGGTAGGTGAAAAAACCCGGCAGCGGCAGCGGAACCACCACATCAGCAAATAGCACCAAACTGTCTTCCATCAGCAGATTGCTGTTTTCTAAATCATTTCATAGGTTCGTTTCATTGTCCGGATGATGCTAATGGGCATCTGTCAAAGCATAACCCGCTATTTGATCATAGGCCGTGCCGGGTTGCCTGAAATAAAGAATCATGGTGTATTTGTTCTGGGTGTCCCAAAAACTTCCCTCCGATTCCATGGTGCTGGTGCTTCCTGTTTGTTTGTCGCGCAGCACATACAGATAGTTGTAATAGCCTTGCTTGAGAAACAGGCTGAGTTCATAGCCCCGCAACCCGAAGTTGTAAGTCATCCTGTTCCGGTCGTTCAGCTGCCAGTCGTTGAGTTGTCCTGTCACGTATATTTCATCGTGGGTCAGCGGCGGATCCCAGGGCAGAAAAAACTCTACCCAGGCATAGTCTCCTTCTATATCGGTATTTTGGTCTTGTCGGGCGCGGATCAGTCGGCGGCCGTTGAGGTCGGGTTCCGATTTGTACACCTGCCTGTTGCGCCGGGTATCAGGCCATAAACGTACCAGAAAACCATCGTGTTGTTGTATGATGCGTTGTATCCGTTCCGACTGGTAGCGGTAACTTTTCATGTCGAAATTTCTCCACTGATTGGCGCCCTCGAAGGTGGTTTCGCGAACGTACTCAAAAGTCATCCGCCCGGGCACGACGTGCGATGGCTTCAAACCTGTCACTGCATTGTCGCGGCGGTTGTTCTGGAGGATATCGAGGCTGAAGGCATCTGCCGGGATGCCCGAAAAACGTGCCGGCAGGCTGATCGAAATGTCGAGCATCTGGTGGGTGCGGTTAAGCCCGGCCTGGCGGGTATTCTGGGCAACCGAGGCCCTGATGGGTATCATAGGGTCGATCACCCAAAAACGTCTGCTCAGAATCAGGTTTGGCGCCGAGGGTGTTCCGCGATAAACAACCAACAGATAGTTGCCGGATAGCCTCGGCCTGAGCTGACTGCCCGGAAAACTGAGTTTGTAGTGCACATAGGGCGTCAGGGTGTTGAGCGAAAAGGCATAATCGGTTATTCGGTCGTCGGTAAAACCCTCGATGTATTCCTGCGGCCTGAGCGCGGAGGGTGTCCAGTCGCGATTGCAATGAATGATGGTGTAGTCGAAAATATAGGCCATATCGCCCAGCATATCGAAGGCCAGCGTGAGGCTGCCGGCTTCGTCGGTCCGAAGCACAGGGTCGGAAAGCGGATCATCGCCCCGGTAAAATTGCACCGATTGTATCTCAGGCAGATAGTTGTGATCATCATAAACCAGGTCTTGCGCGCTGAGCATGGAAGTGTTAAAAAAAGCTAAAAGCCCCGCGAGCCAAAAAAGAAATTTTTCTTTGATTGTTAATAGTTTCACGCAAAAAACAGCTTTATAACCATGCAAAGATATACGGATATTGAAATGCAGGGCCTGAGGGGATTTTCAGAAAATCTGTGCGAAAAGCAAGGCCTTGACTTGCGTCAAACAAATGCTTGATATAAAGCCGCATTGCAATACTTTTTTTGTTGCCGTTAATATGCAAACAACACACGATAATTGCTTTTCTTTGCAAATGTTTTCAAAACATATATCAAGGTAGATATGTCGAATGTTATCAAGATCAAAAAGGGGCTGAATATCAACCTTATAGGTGAAGCGGAAAAGGTTGTGCGAAGTCACAGCTCCGAGGTGTACGCCCTCAAGCCCACCGACTTTATCGGTGTTTTTCCGCGCATGCTCGTCAAAGAGGGTGATGAGGTAAAGGCTGGTACGCCCCTGTTTCTCGACAAATATCGTGAGGACATTGTGTTCACTTCGCCGGTGAGCGGACGGGTGAAAGAAGTCAAAAGGGGTGCCAAGCGTGTGCTTCTCGAAGTCAAGATCGAAAGCGACGGCAAGTTCAGCTCGCTCGATTTCGGATCTGCCAATCCGCTTGAACTCGGCCGCGAAGGCGTCATCGAAAAATTGCTCAGGAGCGGCCTGTGGGCATTCATCCGCCAGCGGCCTTACTCGGTAATTGCCAATCCAAAAGACAAACCAAAGAGCATTTTCATCTCCACCTTCGATACTGCGCCCCTGGCGCCCGACAACGATTTCATCGTTCACGGTCAGGGTGAAGCGTTTCAGGCAGGCCTCGACGCATTGAGTGTGCTCACTTCAGGCAAGGTGCATCTGAATATTGATGCCAATGCCACCCACTCTAAAGTGTTTACCAACTCCAAGCGGGTGCAGATCAACCAGTTCGCCGGGCCTCATCCTGCCGGCAATGTGGGAGTTCAGATCAACAAGCTCGACCCCATCAACAAGGGTGATGTAGTCTGGTACCTCTATCCCCAGGATGTAATCAATATCGGCAAGCTCTTCCTCACCGGGCAGTACGACTCCACCAGAATCATCGCCCTTACCGGATCGGAAGTGCTCAAACCAGCCTATTACAAAACACATATCGGTGCCAGCATCGAAAGTCTGGTTAAAGACAATGTAGCTCCGGGGCACAAACGTTTCATCAGTGGCAATGTGCTCACTGGTAAAAAGGTTGAGCTCGATGGTTTTGTCAGCTTCTATCACACCCAGGTCACTGTTATTCCCGAGGGCGATTATTACGAATTTCTCGGCTGGGCACTGCCCGGCTTTAACAAATTCAGTGTATCGCGCACATTTCCGAGCTTCCTGTTTCCCTCCAGAAAATACAGGCTCGACACCAATCTGCATGGGGGCGAACGTGCTTATGTGATGACAGGCCAGTTCGAGAAAGTGTTCCCTATGGACATTTACCCGCTGCAGCTGATCAAAGCCATCCTGGTAGAGGATATTGACCTGATGGAAAATCTGGGTATCTACGAAGTGGATGAAGAAGATTTCGCCCTGTGCGAAGTGATCGACACATCCAAGACCAATATTCAGGAAATTGTGCGCCGCGGCCTCGACCTGATGCGCAAAGAAATGAGCTAAAACAGCATTTGTTTCATACCATAAATCATCTGGATCATGAAATTTTTACGCGACTTCCTCGACAAACAGAAACCCCACTTTTCGAAAGGCGGGCGTTTCGAAAAACTACACTCCACTTTCGACGCTTTCGAAACTTTTCTCTTTGTTCCGAACAAAGTGGCCACCAGCGGTGCCCATATCCGCGATGCAATCGACATGAAACGCACCATGATCATGGTGGTGCTGGCCATGATTCCTGCTCTGTTGTTTGGCATCTGGAACGTTGGCTACCAGCACTTTCTGTCGCATGGCGTGCAAGCCGATTTCTGGCAGATTGTGGGTTTTGGCCTGAGCAAGGTGCTCCCCATTATCATAGTCTCCTACGTCACCGGTCTGGCCATTGAGTTTGCCTTTGCTCAGGTTCGTCATCACGAAGTGAACGAGGGTTTCCTCGTGTCGGGTATGCTCATCCCGCTGGTCATGCCACCGGATGTGCCACTTTGGATGGTGGCTGTGGCCACCGCATTTGCTGTCATTATCGGGAAAGAGGTGTTTGGCGGCACAGGGATGAACATCCTCAACCCGGCCCTTACCGCCCGTGCATTCCTGTTTTTTGCTTACCCTGCCCAGATGTCGGGCGACAAGGTGTGGATTGCTGAAAAGGCTGATGCCTATTCAGGTGCAACAGCTTTAGGTCATCTGCTTGTGGGTGAAGTAGATAAAATACCATCCTTTGCGGATATGTTCTTCGGATTTATACCCGGCAGCATAGGCGAAACAAGCACCCTGGCCATCCTGATCGGTGCGGTTATTCTGGTTGCCACAGGTGTGGGTAGCCTGCGCATCATGTTGTCGGTAGTGGCTGGTGGGCTCTTCATGGGATATGTGTTCAACCTGATCGGCTACAACGACTATATGCGCCTGCCCGCCTATTATCACCTGGTGATGGGGGGCTTTGCATTTGGTACGGTTTATATGGCTACCGACCCGGTATCGGCAGCGCAAACCAATATCGGAAAACTGTGGTACGGCTTCTTCATTGGCGTGATTGCCGTGCTGATCAGGGTTTTCAACCCCGCTTATCCCGAGGGCATGATGCTTGCCATCCTGCTTATGAATGTCTTTGCTCCCCTCATCGACCATTACGTGTTGCAGTCGAATATCAAAAAGCGCCTGAAACGTGCAAAAGCAGCTGTTGCAGCCTGAGGTGAAAAATTAAAACAAAGAAGATATGTACAGCAATTCTTACATTTTCCGCTATGCTGGCATCATGGTCATCGTTGTGGCTGCAGTGCTCTCGGCTGCTGCCATGTTGCTGAAGCCACTGCAGGAGCGCAACGAAGCCGTGGACAAGATGATCAGCATCCTCAGAGCAGCAGGTTATGATGATGTGAACGCTGGCAATGCGATTGAGTTGTTCAACAACACCATCACCAACATGATTGTCATCAATCAGGATGGAGAAGTGGTGGATGATTACACCGGCCCCGGCAAAGAAAACTCCAGGGCATTCAAGATCAACCTGAAAGAGCAATTGTACAACAAATCGGTCAACCGGCCTTTCGAGCTGCCGCTTTTCAAAGCCAGCAAAAACGGCGAAGTGATCTACATTATCCCGATGAGGGGTGTAGGACTTTGGGGTCCCATCTGGGGCAACATTGCCCTGCGCGAAGATTTCAACACCGTCGTTGGCGTAACCTTTGGTCACAAGTCGGAGACCCCCGGACTGGGTGCAGAAATCGTTGAGCCCCTTTTCACGGAACATTTTCCCGGAAAACAGCTCTTCGACGAAAGCGGCAATTTTGTGTCCATCAGGGTTGTCAAAGGCGGAGCTGCCACGCTGGGTGCCGAAATGCAAAACCATGCGGTGGATGCCATTTCCGGTGGGACGATCACCAGCAATGGTGTCAGCGACATGATTCGCAATGTATTGGAAAGTTATGAACCGTTTATCAAAAAACTCGGATAACCATGAGCGCTGCCAAAGAAAAAGAACCCTTGTTTTCGGCTAAAAACCGCAAACTTCTTACTAACCCGATCAACCTGAATAACCCGATTACCGTACAGGTGCTCGGGATCTGCTCTGCACTGGCCGTGACAGCCAAGCTCAAACCCGCATTTGTCATGGCGCTCTCAGTAATTGTTGTTACGGCGTTCTCCAATCTGATTATCTCGCTCCTGCGCAATGGTATTCCACCCCGCATACGTATCATTGTCCAGCTTGTGGTCATTGCCTCGCTCGTTATCCTGGTCGACCAGGTACTCAAAGCCTATGTCTATGATGTGAGCCGTCAGCTCTCAGTTTTCGTAGGGCTGATCATCACCAACTGTATCATCATGGGTCGCCTCGAGGCATTTGCTATGGGCAACAAACCATGGCCCTCGCTGCTCGATGGTATCGGCAACGGATTTGGATACGGTCTGATTTTGTTGATTGTGGGTTTTGTGCGCGAGCTGTTCGGCTCGG from Bacteroidota bacterium includes:
- the priA gene encoding primosomal protein N' encodes the protein MEDSLVLFADVVVPLPLPGFFTYRVPRDMVGLVKPGCRVVVQFGKRKIMAALVREIHNRIPQGVTPKYIMGVLDEQEVVTPVQFRFWDWISSYYVCHPGELMVAALPSALRLSSEAKVMLHPEFEADISALSDNEYLLTEALQTQPRLTVDEVSRIVGFKKVMPLLKTMIEKKYLIMEEELEQKEVPKKKAFVRLSEAYHDEEKLSELLNQLARRAYKQLEVMMVYLRETRFPAGEAIGIELGRIAELSGASPAQVKSLAEKGVLIIEHKTVSRLEQFGKTAEAGNITLSQAQQQAYDQVKEAFGQKDVCLLHGVTSSGKTEIYIKLIDEVLSSGRQVLYLLPEIALTTQIIQRLKKYFGDMLGVYHSRYTTGERAELWRGVLRADDPASRRLIVGPRSALFLPYTNLGLVIVDEEHDHSYKQYDPAPRYHARDTAIVLGKLFGANVLLGSATPSLETWYNAKSGRYGLVQLRERYGGFSLPQTIVVNMREEQRRKTLRSHFSSVLLEKLGETIKTGQQAILFQNRRGFSLRIECSQCNWVPECRNCDVSLVYHKKQNMLRCHYCGYAREVPQQCPECHSTALEMQGFGTEKVEEELGLMMPGLRIARLDLDTTRSKHAFQQILDDFGKGKTDVLTGTQMVTKGLDFDRVNLVGILNADNLLSYPDFRAFERSFQLMAQVSGRAGRKNNEGWVVIQTYRPKNEIFRYVIYNAYEEFTNQQLVQRKQHNYPPYFRLIELRLLHKDSNTLNQAAFVLNNELRKLISFQILGPEYPVVSRIRNLYIKQFLIKIPRHENPAETKHAIASATASLQKTAEFKQVRVQIDVDPY
- a CDS encoding 30S ribosomal protein S20, which codes for MANHKSSIKRIRQSNARRLHNRYYAKTMRNALKRFRSLTEKSEAEALLPKLHSMIDKLAKRNIIHKNKAGNLKSKTMKQLTRMA
- a CDS encoding TonB-dependent receptor, which codes for MKTFRHGLLMHLLIGLGYLAQSQEVFPTDIQLVADTTKQSWLEEVVVTTFGSRSLLMEYPVAVSLITASEIRLHEGKGLPAVLHIAPGVYAHQGTLNTNRITIRGIGARVPYATGRLRSWIDEVPLTNGSGYSMVEYIDPAFASQAEVMRSPTTMAHGGSLGGAIMLRTIPDQPAGTGASLRLSAGSYGQQGLAGLFTTGESKNHHRLLLSAGSAEGWRENNSHSRLFAGYATTLNISNKHQLRSTLIAQKLKSYIPSSIDSATFSNNPHAAATNWKNTKGYEDGNRVLGGLSSIWKFEDELVLKTTLYGHLTHEEELRPFDNFFENRRLGGIKIQVTRPLLLDQTKMEFSAGLEGFVEKVGFVNFRNTDGLGSIGDSISRNKENIRSMAMFLQADASRGRTLLSAGLYVQQLKNTFFNRSVVLNREISDTYLTGTVFSPRLAANHSFDKRFSIFGSFSHGFSPPPLSETLDSEGMLNPDIRPEQSRTIDIGLRMLTPNNTFFAELVFFSMHIRHLLVAERIDADRWIGRNAGKALHRGAEITTVLNLTDFTGTNLLHLKWKNTFAAGLYRFLDFEDRGVNHAGRNIPGIPRITLNSMIELRHQSGISLNLLGEYTGKMAMNDANTRYSTSYTLLHARAAWSAKWKRTGLEFYLQANNLTNARYASMILVNAPGQRNPRYYYPGMPRHIEAGSLIRLGN
- a CDS encoding TonB-dependent receptor, whose translation is MRKTTLLTLFISLFAFTLLSNNPEAAESGLRGKVLDKSTSKGLEYATVMVYNQADSSFVTGGITGADGTFDIKLKPGTYYINVQFIAYQPVTISNVQLQRTTQLRDLGSLWLSPDEKILSEVEVVAERSTVEMTLDKRVFNIGRDISTKASNAVEVLESIPSVTVDIDGNVSLRGDDGVRILIDGKMSSLTGNDNRNALRSISADMIERIEVITNPSVRYEAEGSSGIINIVLKKDRRKGYNGSIDLNAGYPLQGGLGLNFNYRFKKVNLFANYNINYNENRGGGKVYRELYNLDIATRQEAERIRKALNNTIRIGADYALNPKTNISNSIMLRASDGKNPSTVTYFDYTDDNLFRQSMRKEEQKSANPAFEYAFDLRRQFDRKDQLFSASLRYNNNLTDESSTIVESVQLAPTLPYPDDLFQRVSTYQKNSSLQAQADYVQPLGSKSKVETGIRYQNRFVSNDYLVETRSDAGVFEKLPDFSNIFEYSENILAAYVLHANELNKFSYQMGLRSEFTDINTKLLETNETNARDYLDFFPSGHLTYKFNPTNSIQASYSRRIRRPGFWQLNPFRTITDNRFIMSGNPNLRPVYTNAYELGYLRFFKKGNINVNAYYRQSNDVFIRVERVDSTGITFAGPQNFAKRDDTGLEIIGMGSVSKWLNLNGSLNFFRAVTQGEFQNKVYDVEDFSWTGRLMARANVKKGLDAQLSLNYQGKAKTPQGNRLPSFGADAGISKDVLKNMGTITLNVRDIFGTRKWAFETFEDNFYSKTEFQWTKTVVTVNFNYRINQQKRRAPERRMENDEFMMEF
- a CDS encoding DUF5103 domain-containing protein: MLSAQDLVYDDHNYLPEIQSVQFYRGDDPLSDPVLRTDEAGSLTLAFDMLGDMAYIFDYTIIHCNRDWTPSALRPQEYIEGFTDDRITDYAFSLNTLTPYVHYKLSFPGSQLRPRLSGNYLLVVYRGTPSAPNLILSRRFWVIDPMIPIRASVAQNTRQAGLNRTHQMLDISISLPARFSGIPADAFSLDILQNNRRDNAVTGLKPSHVVPGRMTFEYVRETTFEGANQWRNFDMKSYRYQSERIQRIIQQHDGFLVRLWPDTRRNRQVYKSEPDLNGRRLIRARQDQNTDIEGDYAWVEFFLPWDPPLTHDEIYVTGQLNDWQLNDRNRMTYNFGLRGYELSLFLKQGYYNYLYVLRDKQTGSTSTMESEGSFWDTQNKYTMILYFRQPGTAYDQIAGYALTDAH